The Vibrio orientalis CIP 102891 = ATCC 33934 genomic sequence TATCGATGTAATACTGAATCTTTTCTTCAAAATCAGACCAATCATCTTTCACTTCAATATAATGAACACCCGCTTGAAGAGTGCCTTCCATAAACCAAGTTTCAAACTTCATTTTAGGAGTAACCACAACTGAATTTGAAGACATCGCCCACTTTAAGTTGGAGGCAACATCATTTCCTTCTAAACAAATCAAGAACTTATATTGAAGCTGCTCTTCAACAGACATAAATGGCTTTTGCCACTCAGGGTGTTCGTCTGAGCTGTTTGACTGGCCCGCATCAACCAAGGGGTGGTCAAACATTTCTTGCATAAATCGAATACGATGTGGTTGGGTGACCGCACCTCGAAATACTGCAGCATCTTTTTTATCAGCAAAACTAAGCTGATCTTCAACAAAACGAAAGTGCCTGCGTTTATCGAGCTTAAACAACACAGAGTTGTTATTGTTACCTTCGATTGGCCTAGCTTTAAAGAGCGTAGGAATTGGTTCTATGTGTGTTTCATCGCCAAAATAGTAATTAAATCGATATGACTTAGGGAAGTAGTGCAGAAACTCTTTTAGATCAAAGTAGTAAGATGTGTAACCTTTACGTTTGTAGTCAGAAATCTTTGTAACTTTATTACCAATAACAAAGTTACTATCTAGCTTGCAATAATAATCTACCCTAGTCTGTATACAATCGTTATGGTCAGCGTAAGTCTTTTCTAGTGCTCGCTTTCGAAAATCAAACAAAAATCTTGGCATAATTTCTAAAAAGGCATGCTTGAGATAGTATAATATTTTCACTCCCTCTCCTTTTCATTAGACAATATCATGGTAACGCTACCAATGATAAACATATAATAAATTGCTGCTTGTGAATTAATAAACGGGGCGTCAGAAAAATTGCATATTGCCACAAATAATGCAGGAGCCCAGAGTAAGACCGCACCTCTCTCAATCGTATACTGCCGAGCCTTCCATATTGGGTAAAAAAGAAATGTGAGAAAAATCAACCCTCCTAATAAACCGTAGAGAACAAATTTATCTACATACCCATTGTGGAATGTCATGGATATAAGTCGATTTAATGAAGGAGTGATTCTTTTTTCATATTCCAACTTATCAAACTCTATCTTTATATCTTTACCATAGCCAAGCATTGGGTTTCGCTGCCAAAGTTCTATTCCAATTCCAACCATTTGTAAGCGAACTCCTATAGATGAGTTAAGGTGCCCTTGCTCGATCAAGTGATATTCCTGAATTGTCCTTTCAATTCTATCCTGTATCACTGGTAGCTTAAATAGCCCCCCAACACCTACCACCAAACACAAAAGTGTTAATACACATAACGCCCAGTTTTTTCTGTATGAAACATATAGCAACAAAAGGAACACAACAACTATTAGAGCAATCAAAGGCCCTCGAGACTGACTTAACAATAAACCAGCCATAGATAACGTTACTGCAACAATAAGAACAATG encodes the following:
- a CDS encoding glycosyl transferase family 90; its protein translation is MKILYYLKHAFLEIMPRFLFDFRKRALEKTYADHNDCIQTRVDYYCKLDSNFVIGNKVTKISDYKRKGYTSYYFDLKEFLHYFPKSYRFNYYFGDETHIEPIPTLFKARPIEGNNNNSVLFKLDKRRHFRFVEDQLSFADKKDAAVFRGAVTQPHRIRFMQEMFDHPLVDAGQSNSSDEHPEWQKPFMSVEEQLQYKFLICLEGNDVASNLKWAMSSNSVVVTPKMKFETWFMEGTLQAGVHYIEVKDDWSDFEEKIQYYIDNPLEAEKIVKNAHDYIAPFKDEKLEQLVCIKTLERYFELSGQLEKK
- a CDS encoding O-antigen ligase family protein, with protein sequence MSTSESLEYLRMLNFINNRKAVSLLFLAPVLWITTGMLWDGDGDMRLVPIVLVIAALSLFVFRFAIIKDNLKSSFWVKLLFINGLFGALAYEVYGFDSRELRATLVMLFLFLTTPKNFYTKSAMQWLLFIASISCSSYSYYYQINVSLFRGEWPINAIPFATICGLVSISSLGLLLTRFEEKNTIVLIVAVTLSMAGLLLSQSRGPLIALIVVVFLLLLYVSYRKNWALCVLTLLCLVVGVGGLFKLPVIQDRIERTIQEYHLIEQGHLNSSIGVRLQMVGIGIELWQRNPMLGYGKDIKIEFDKLEYEKRITPSLNRLISMTFHNGYVDKFVLYGLLGGLIFLTFLFYPIWKARQYTIERGAVLLWAPALFVAICNFSDAPFINSQAAIYYMFIIGSVTMILSNEKERE